From Candidatus Methylacidiphilales bacterium, one genomic window encodes:
- a CDS encoding SDR family NAD(P)-dependent oxidoreductase: MGRVKPTSLCILITGTSDGIGLSTAERLLAAGHHVWGTYRKKSPPITHPCFHPLRMDLCDDKSIEAAFAQGREQSGGFDVLINNAGSAYYAPAEDLNIEAIADTMHVLFEAPLKLSHLAWPDLVKKKGRIIYITSLATQLPIPYHAAYNAAKSALSAYIRTGQIENPRPHVKVIEVIPGDIATRFHERALEATGHMAVNFHENASGSDKRIAMKKAIENIGRRLASSPSADLVARVIEKLCVHPHPPDVVYVGSFFQTVIASRAAKILPRKAIDRLIRLYYGLSI, from the coding sequence ATGGGAAGAGTAAAGCCGACGTCTCTCTGCATATTAATTACGGGAACAAGTGACGGGATCGGCTTATCCACTGCGGAAAGATTATTAGCCGCAGGTCATCACGTCTGGGGCACCTACCGAAAAAAAAGTCCTCCGATCACTCATCCGTGCTTTCATCCACTCAGGATGGATTTGTGTGATGATAAGAGTATCGAGGCGGCTTTTGCACAGGGAAGAGAGCAGTCTGGAGGATTCGATGTTTTGATTAACAATGCTGGATCGGCTTATTATGCGCCTGCAGAGGATTTAAATATAGAAGCAATAGCGGATACGATGCATGTTTTATTTGAAGCTCCCCTGAAGCTTAGTCATCTAGCTTGGCCTGATTTAGTGAAAAAAAAAGGTAGGATTATCTACATCACTTCTCTGGCAACGCAGCTGCCCATTCCTTACCATGCTGCTTACAATGCGGCTAAAAGCGCGCTGAGTGCCTACATTCGCACAGGACAAATTGAGAACCCTCGGCCGCATGTGAAAGTAATTGAAGTGATACCTGGTGATATCGCTACCCGTTTTCATGAACGTGCTTTAGAAGCCACGGGCCATATGGCAGTAAACTTTCATGAAAATGCCTCAGGTAGTGATAAAAGAATAGCGATGAAAAAAGCCATAGAAAACATTGGCCGGCGATTGGCAAGCTCTCCTTCAGCAGATCTAGTCGCGCGAGTAATAGAAAAACTGTGCGTGCATCCCCATCCACCAGATGTGGTTTACGTTGGAAGCTTTTTTCAGACGGTGATTGCTTCCAGAGCGGCCAAAATACTTCCGCGAAAAGCCATCGATCGCCTGATTCGGCTTTACTATGGTCTATCAATTTAG
- a CDS encoding aspartate carbamoyltransferase catalytic subunit: MNPWPHKDLVSIRQLTRDQFDYLLQTARSFKEILSRPIKKVPSLRGKTVVNLFVEPSTRTRLSFELAATRLSADVLNLDSDTSSFKKGESLLDTARNLQSMGADIIILRHNAAGSADFLARRLPAHIINAGDGAHEHPTQAILDVFTIRERLGSLENKRVLIVGDILHSRVARSNIYALKLYGADITLVGPPTLVPRVFESLGVRVAHELDAHLPTADVIYLLRIQHERQRATYFPGVNDYVYLYGLTPARLGLCKPTAIIMHPGPMNRGVEIHSDIADSPQSTILEQVNNGLAVRMAVLYALAAGTAQMAFPTA, translated from the coding sequence ATGAATCCTTGGCCGCACAAAGATCTCGTCAGTATTCGCCAGCTTACACGTGATCAGTTTGATTATCTCCTCCAAACGGCGCGTTCTTTCAAAGAGATCCTCAGTCGCCCGATTAAGAAAGTGCCTTCACTTCGTGGGAAAACAGTTGTCAACCTCTTTGTGGAGCCCAGCACGCGCACTCGCCTTTCATTTGAACTTGCGGCCACTCGGCTGAGCGCAGATGTCCTGAATCTCGACAGCGACACTAGCTCTTTCAAAAAAGGCGAATCGTTGCTCGATACCGCGCGCAATTTGCAATCTATGGGGGCTGATATCATTATCCTTCGGCATAACGCCGCTGGATCTGCAGATTTTCTGGCACGAAGGCTGCCTGCTCATATCATCAATGCTGGGGACGGAGCTCATGAGCATCCGACTCAAGCAATTTTAGATGTTTTCACCATCCGGGAGCGCTTAGGTTCTCTTGAAAACAAGAGGGTGCTTATCGTTGGTGATATCTTGCATAGCCGTGTCGCGCGCTCGAATATCTACGCTCTTAAACTTTACGGGGCCGACATTACACTGGTTGGGCCGCCTACGCTTGTTCCACGGGTGTTTGAGTCTTTAGGCGTGCGGGTTGCACATGAGCTTGATGCGCATTTACCGACGGCTGATGTGATCTACTTACTTCGGATTCAACACGAACGACAGCGCGCCACCTATTTTCCTGGTGTAAATGATTATGTCTATCTCTATGGTCTGACGCCGGCTCGATTAGGTCTCTGCAAGCCGACGGCGATTATTATGCATCCTGGGCCGATGAATCGGGGGGTTGAAATTCATAGTGATATTGCTGATAGTCCACAGTCGACGATCCTTGAACAGGTCAACAACGGCTTAGCAGTCCGAATGGCTGTGCTTTATGCTTTGGCTGCAGGCACGGCACAGATGGCTTTTCCTACAGCATGA
- a CDS encoding type IV pilus twitching motility protein PilT has protein sequence MAAIDFLFQNLIEQGGSDLHLAQGQPPKIRIHGDITPIREAPVTEQEIVSWLSEICGEERWKRFLEKGDLDFAYEMSQQARFRCNYLKHYHGIGAVFRLIPTRIATIEELNLPPVIRQFAHFKGGLVLVTGPTGSGKSTSLAALIDYINTTFSRHIVTIEEPIEFVHDNKLSIITQREVPEDVPSFSEGLRAALREDADVVLVGEMRDLETISLALTAAETGLLVFGTLHTNNARKTVDRIIDVFPAQQQPQVRTMLASSLRAIMAQLLLKKADGSGRIAVNEIMIANPAVASAIREGATEKLSDIILTGRAQGMQFMDDAIMAKLKEGLVTPHEAYMKAIDKQKFAQYL, from the coding sequence ATGGCGGCTATTGATTTTCTATTTCAAAATTTAATCGAACAAGGAGGCTCCGATCTTCATCTAGCGCAAGGACAGCCGCCCAAGATACGCATTCACGGCGATATCACCCCCATACGAGAGGCACCTGTGACTGAGCAAGAAATAGTTAGCTGGTTGAGCGAGATCTGTGGCGAAGAGCGTTGGAAGCGATTTCTGGAAAAGGGCGATTTAGATTTTGCCTATGAAATGTCGCAGCAAGCTCGATTCCGCTGCAATTATCTTAAGCATTACCACGGCATCGGTGCTGTATTTCGGCTCATCCCGACTAGAATTGCAACGATTGAAGAGCTGAATCTGCCGCCGGTTATCCGCCAGTTTGCTCATTTTAAGGGCGGTCTCGTCTTGGTGACTGGCCCCACTGGATCTGGCAAATCTACTTCTCTCGCTGCATTGATTGATTACATCAACACGACATTTTCTCGACACATCGTGACAATTGAGGAGCCGATCGAATTTGTCCACGACAATAAACTTTCCATTATCACGCAAAGAGAGGTCCCCGAGGATGTGCCTAGCTTTTCCGAAGGATTACGCGCCGCGCTCCGTGAGGATGCTGATGTAGTGCTCGTCGGTGAGATGCGCGACCTCGAGACGATCTCTCTGGCATTAACAGCTGCCGAGACAGGTCTTTTGGTCTTCGGCACACTTCATACCAATAATGCTCGCAAAACTGTAGACCGGATTATTGATGTCTTCCCTGCCCAGCAGCAACCCCAAGTCCGCACTATGTTGGCTTCATCTTTGCGCGCGATCATGGCTCAGCTGCTCTTAAAAAAGGCGGACGGGAGCGGTCGTATCGCCGTAAATGAAATTATGATCGCAAATCCCGCTGTGGCTTCAGCTATTCGCGAAGGGGCTACAGAAAAGCTCAGTGACATTATCCTTACGGGCCGCGCTCAAGGGATGCAATTCATGGATGATGCAATCATGGCAAAATTAAAAGAGGGGCTAGTAACGCCTCACGAGGCTTACATGAAGGCGATCGACAAACAAAAATTCGCCCAATATCTCTAA
- a CDS encoding type IV pilus twitching motility protein PilT: MQASVKPDVVLNLAQNQGWISAEQRTAIETILMHTPQVSVLSLLQEQQLITEAELKALQEMLSSSKESVSQSAAEKKTTGDQPETTKTLISTPVGLFSGVVDFLRYAQSIGASDLHLGVSIPPTVRLHGHLMPMIAGADPLRSDQTESLIRSFLSPNQWQKLLQDKTLEFSYEVPEIKGRFRVSIVRQRRGFDAVFRIINTQVRTMDELGLPEHLKTLTDYHNGLILVTGPSGCGKSTTMAALVEQINLSRRDHIITLEDPIEIVFEPKGCHITQREVHSHTESFAKALRAALREDPDVIMVGEMRDLETISLAITAAETGHLVIGTLHTSTAARTLDRVLDVFPPDQQYQIRQMVSESLRGIICQQLIPRADGQGRVLALEILINVPAVASLVRDAKTFMLPGVMQTGKRQGMQLMDDALLNLLRQGLITPEEAFDRAEQKHLFNAYLS, from the coding sequence ATGCAAGCCTCAGTCAAACCAGATGTAGTCTTAAACTTAGCTCAGAATCAAGGCTGGATCAGCGCCGAGCAACGCACAGCCATCGAGACTATATTGATGCACACGCCCCAGGTCTCCGTCTTATCGCTACTCCAGGAGCAGCAGTTGATTACTGAAGCCGAATTAAAAGCTTTGCAAGAGATGCTTTCCTCTTCCAAAGAATCTGTCTCGCAATCTGCCGCAGAAAAAAAAACAACTGGAGATCAACCTGAGACAACTAAAACACTCATCTCTACACCAGTGGGCTTATTTTCTGGCGTGGTAGATTTTCTCCGCTATGCACAGAGTATCGGAGCCTCAGATCTACACCTAGGTGTATCTATCCCGCCAACTGTTCGCCTCCACGGTCATTTAATGCCGATGATTGCAGGTGCTGATCCATTGCGCTCCGATCAGACTGAATCGCTGATTCGAAGCTTCCTCTCCCCAAATCAATGGCAGAAGCTTCTGCAAGATAAGACGCTCGAATTTAGCTATGAAGTGCCAGAGATAAAAGGCCGTTTTCGTGTAAGCATTGTCCGACAACGCCGCGGCTTTGACGCCGTATTTCGTATCATCAATACCCAAGTCCGCACCATGGACGAGCTCGGTTTGCCTGAGCACTTGAAAACTTTAACCGATTACCATAACGGCTTAATCCTCGTCACAGGCCCATCGGGCTGTGGGAAATCGACTACAATGGCTGCCCTAGTGGAGCAAATCAATCTCTCTCGTCGCGACCATATCATCACTCTAGAAGATCCGATTGAGATCGTTTTCGAACCCAAAGGGTGTCATATCACACAACGCGAAGTCCACTCGCACACCGAGTCTTTCGCGAAAGCTTTGCGAGCTGCTTTACGTGAAGATCCCGATGTGATTATGGTTGGCGAGATGCGCGACCTCGAGACAATTTCGTTAGCGATCACTGCTGCAGAGACAGGCCATTTGGTGATCGGCACCCTCCACACTTCCACTGCAGCTCGCACACTCGATCGAGTGCTAGACGTATTCCCCCCTGACCAGCAATATCAAATCCGTCAAATGGTAAGTGAGTCCCTTCGTGGCATTATCTGTCAACAACTCATTCCACGAGCTGACGGGCAAGGCCGCGTGCTGGCTTTAGAGATTTTAATAAATGTGCCCGCTGTGGCTTCTCTCGTTCGAGACGCCAAGACTTTTATGCTCCCAGGTGTCATGCAGACAGGCAAACGTCAAGGCATGCAACTCATGGATGATGCTTTGCTGAATTTGCTCCGACAAGGGTTGATCACGCCCGAAGAGGCTTTTGATCGGGCAGAGCAAAAGCACCTTTTTAATGCCTATCTTTCGTGA
- a CDS encoding circularly permuted type 2 ATP-grasp protein gives MDLIHNYSTDGFFDELLDENHQPRPHYAHFIEKLSHLTAEEFAERRQEAEIYFLHRGITFTVYGDAQGVERIIPFDCIPRIIPHREWKRLEEGLIQRITALNLFLHDVYHDQKIIRDGVIPRHYIESARHFRREFIGFNVPRDIYIHICGTDLVRDRNGQYLVLEDNGRCPSGVSYMLENRQAMKRVFPEFFSGANVLPIDAYPSALLRMLQYIAPQGVDDPTVVLLTPGLYNSAYFEHAFLAKSMGIDIVEGADLVVKNHIVYMRTTRGLKPVHVIYRRIDDDFLDPTVFRKDSLLGVPGLIEAYRRGNVSLANSIGTGVADDKVIYYFVPRMIRYYLDQEPIIPNVQTYLAQEPRDYTYILEHLNQLVVKSANESGGYGMLIGPQASSEEIAEFKRKIIADPRNYIAQEPIALSRHPTYCEGKFEGRHIDLRPYILYGEKITIVPGGLTRVALPKGSLVVNSSQGGGTKDTWVLHEDTTN, from the coding sequence ATGGACCTCATTCATAACTACTCTACGGATGGCTTTTTCGATGAGTTGCTAGACGAAAACCATCAGCCGCGGCCGCATTACGCCCACTTTATTGAAAAACTCTCGCACTTGACAGCTGAGGAATTTGCCGAGCGAAGGCAGGAAGCGGAAATTTACTTTTTACATCGCGGCATCACCTTTACCGTCTATGGCGACGCACAAGGCGTGGAGCGTATCATTCCTTTCGATTGCATTCCACGGATCATTCCGCACCGAGAATGGAAACGCCTAGAGGAGGGATTAATCCAACGCATCACAGCCTTGAATCTCTTCCTGCATGACGTTTATCATGATCAAAAAATCATCCGTGATGGAGTTATTCCGCGGCATTATATCGAATCAGCGCGACATTTTCGAAGAGAGTTTATTGGCTTTAATGTCCCGCGAGATATCTACATCCATATCTGCGGCACAGATTTAGTCCGGGATAGAAACGGTCAATACCTCGTGCTCGAAGATAATGGCCGCTGTCCTTCAGGCGTCTCTTACATGCTTGAAAATCGACAGGCGATGAAGCGCGTTTTCCCTGAATTTTTCTCAGGGGCTAACGTTTTACCGATAGACGCTTATCCATCGGCACTGCTTCGGATGCTTCAATACATTGCCCCGCAAGGGGTGGATGATCCTACTGTAGTCCTTCTCACTCCAGGCCTTTACAACAGCGCTTATTTTGAACATGCCTTTCTTGCGAAAAGCATGGGGATTGACATCGTCGAAGGGGCAGATCTTGTAGTCAAAAATCACATCGTTTACATGCGGACCACGCGTGGATTAAAGCCTGTCCATGTGATTTATCGTCGTATCGATGATGATTTTCTTGATCCTACAGTCTTTCGCAAAGACTCACTTTTAGGTGTTCCTGGCTTAATCGAAGCCTATCGGCGTGGGAACGTCTCTTTGGCAAACTCAATTGGAACCGGAGTCGCTGATGATAAAGTAATATATTACTTCGTTCCGCGGATGATTCGCTATTATCTGGACCAGGAACCTATCATACCGAATGTCCAGACTTATCTTGCACAAGAACCGCGGGATTATACTTACATCCTAGAGCATTTGAATCAGCTCGTTGTCAAAAGCGCCAACGAGTCTGGCGGTTATGGAATGTTGATTGGTCCTCAGGCTTCATCTGAGGAGATAGCGGAATTCAAACGCAAAATCATTGCAGATCCGCGCAACTACATTGCTCAGGAGCCGATAGCTCTTTCGCGACATCCCACCTATTGCGAGGGAAAATTTGAAGGACGACATATTGATTTGCGCCCATACATTCTTTATGGAGAGAAAATCACGATTGTGCCTGGTGGTTTGACTCGCGTCGCGTTACCCAAAGGATCTCTTGTAGTGAATTCATCTCAAGGTGGAGGAACAAAAGACACCTGGGTTCTTCACGAAGACACAACAAATTAA
- a CDS encoding sulfite exporter TauE/SafE family protein, whose translation MLTLILLGLITGIASASFGIGGGLIMVPAFLWLLKMPYPQAVAHSLVLIVPISLVGSLVNTQFTQFYPRVLILCAIGGAIGALIGTFLLHNIPTLWIKRAFALFILYAAWKLWTGK comes from the coding sequence ATGCTCACGTTGATTCTCCTCGGCTTAATAACCGGCATCGCAAGTGCCTCCTTCGGCATAGGAGGCGGCCTAATCATGGTGCCCGCCTTCCTCTGGTTGCTCAAAATGCCCTACCCACAAGCAGTCGCACATTCATTAGTATTGATCGTTCCAATCTCCCTCGTCGGTAGCCTCGTCAACACACAATTCACTCAGTTCTACCCCCGCGTCCTCATCCTATGCGCCATCGGAGGCGCCATCGGCGCACTCATCGGCACATTCTTACTACACAACATACCCACGCTTTGGATCAAACGCGCATTCGCCCTCTTCATCCTCTACGCCGCTTGGAAACTCTGGACGGGGAAATAG
- a CDS encoding dihydroorotase, with protein MKKLIKILQGRIIDPSRGLDQIGDLYILEDRIIDPNTLDAAERYEIEEIPAGGKIVAPGLIDIHVHLREPGQTAKETIATGALAAAVGGYTTIVAMPNTQPVVDHPSVVSWVRQRAAETACVNVLPSACLSQGAEGERLAPMASLKAAGVVAFTDDGRCIQNNELMRRAMEYAAMLGVPVMDHCQDYSLTQGAVMHEGEWSVRLGLRGWPSIAEEIIVARNILLCEMTGARVHCQHLSSAGSVRLIREARARGLPISAEVTPHHLSFTDAELRDYDTLYKVNPPLRTGEDRLALLEGVIDGTISILASDHAPHCGYEKEVEFDLAPFGMINLETQLAVYIQLFIESGRLSWLQLLDKLTTQPAALLGLKNKGTLADGADADVTIIDPHVDWEATDETFRSKSRNTPFLNRKFRGRAIRTIVAGKTVWDEGRG; from the coding sequence ATGAAAAAGCTTATTAAAATTTTACAGGGACGGATTATTGATCCGAGCCGAGGGCTGGATCAGATCGGTGATCTTTACATACTCGAAGATCGAATTATCGATCCGAATACGCTGGATGCTGCAGAGCGGTATGAGATCGAAGAAATCCCTGCAGGTGGGAAAATAGTGGCTCCGGGGTTAATCGATATCCACGTGCATCTTCGGGAGCCGGGGCAGACGGCTAAAGAAACGATTGCTACGGGGGCACTAGCTGCAGCGGTGGGGGGATATACGACGATCGTAGCGATGCCCAACACACAACCTGTGGTCGATCATCCGAGTGTCGTTTCATGGGTGCGACAGCGAGCGGCAGAGACGGCATGTGTGAATGTGTTGCCTTCGGCTTGCTTGTCTCAAGGAGCGGAAGGAGAGCGCCTTGCTCCGATGGCTTCTCTTAAGGCGGCAGGAGTTGTGGCTTTTACGGATGATGGTCGTTGTATTCAGAATAATGAATTGATGCGGCGTGCTATGGAGTATGCTGCGATGTTGGGTGTGCCGGTGATGGATCACTGTCAGGATTATTCGTTGACGCAAGGTGCTGTGATGCATGAGGGTGAGTGGAGTGTGCGACTTGGGCTTCGGGGATGGCCGTCTATTGCAGAGGAAATCATTGTGGCAAGGAATATCCTTTTGTGCGAGATGACTGGTGCACGTGTGCATTGCCAACATTTAAGCTCGGCTGGAAGTGTGCGGCTGATTCGTGAAGCGCGAGCAAGAGGGTTGCCGATTAGCGCGGAGGTGACACCACATCATTTATCGTTTACGGATGCAGAGTTAAGGGACTATGACACTTTGTATAAAGTCAATCCTCCTTTGCGAACGGGAGAGGATAGGCTAGCTCTTTTGGAGGGCGTGATAGATGGGACGATTTCGATTTTGGCTAGTGATCATGCTCCGCATTGCGGCTATGAGAAGGAGGTGGAGTTTGATCTTGCACCATTTGGGATGATCAACTTGGAAACGCAATTGGCAGTTTACATACAGTTGTTTATCGAATCGGGGCGACTTTCTTGGCTTCAGCTTTTGGACAAGCTGACGACTCAGCCGGCGGCATTGTTGGGGTTGAAAAACAAAGGCACGCTTGCTGATGGTGCCGATGCGGATGTGACGATCATTGATCCGCATGTTGATTGGGAGGCAACGGATGAGACTTTTCGATCGAAGAGTCGCAACACTCCTTTTCTTAACCGAAAATTTCGGGGTCGCGCGATTCGCACTATTGTTGCTGGGAAGACGGTATGGGATGAGGGTAGAGGGTAG
- the pyrR gene encoding bifunctional pyr operon transcriptional regulator/uracil phosphoribosyltransferase PyrR — translation MIATASSIVGDLPTLVDELADQLWNAYSPAVHHPLLVGIPTRGYFLARRVAQRWESLHAHHTPVGQIDISFHRDDYSTYLPSPHPTRLLEPIEGRLIILVDDVFHTGRTVRAALEALHALGRPAAVRLAVLIDRCAHELPIRPDLALRSVSIDSRIRIKIKMHEVDQEDAIYMIPVA, via the coding sequence ATGATTGCCACAGCTTCTTCGATTGTCGGTGATTTGCCTACGCTTGTTGATGAACTCGCAGATCAACTGTGGAATGCTTATTCGCCGGCTGTTCACCATCCGCTTTTAGTCGGTATTCCTACGCGCGGATATTTTCTTGCTCGACGAGTTGCACAGCGATGGGAAAGCCTGCATGCACATCATACTCCTGTCGGGCAGATTGATATTAGTTTTCATCGGGACGACTATAGCACCTATCTTCCCTCTCCGCATCCGACGCGGTTACTTGAGCCGATCGAAGGGCGCTTGATTATTCTTGTTGACGATGTCTTTCACACGGGGAGGACGGTGCGTGCAGCTCTTGAGGCTCTTCATGCACTAGGGCGGCCAGCTGCCGTGAGACTTGCTGTGCTGATAGACCGTTGTGCTCATGAGCTTCCGATTCGTCCTGATCTTGCATTAAGGAGTGTAAGTATCGATTCACGGATTAGGATCAAAATTAAAATGCACGAAGTGGATCAGGAAGACGCTATATATATGATTCCAGTCGCATGA
- a CDS encoding alpha-E domain-containing protein: MLSRVANCIYWMARYIERADNIARLVDVNLQLLLDYFQSDKTKLDQYWEPILKSLSIEEAFHAKYQLANTDCATDFLTFDLSNPSSIKSCIRTARENARLVRDQISTEIWEEINRLYHFVNAASAEEIWESSPSEFYRQIRQSSQIFQGLSSSTVLHDEAWEFNQIGKYLERADMTTRILDVKYHILLPRVEDVGGALDTFQWLVILRSTSAMEAYMKTYNSDVTPLQAAEFLILNNIFPRAVRFCIRLVDSALRRLAHLREGEFSHPVEKISGKLLAELDYSAIEDVFQYGLHEYLDHLQVEFNHIGEAMQQTYIYSPAQEMGSEVIWHQQQIQQQ, encoded by the coding sequence ATGCTCTCAAGAGTCGCAAATTGTATCTACTGGATGGCTCGCTACATCGAGCGGGCTGATAATATCGCCCGTCTTGTAGACGTTAACCTGCAACTTCTCCTCGACTATTTTCAAAGCGACAAAACTAAGCTAGACCAATACTGGGAACCGATTCTCAAAAGCCTAAGTATAGAGGAGGCCTTTCACGCTAAGTATCAACTGGCCAACACTGATTGCGCTACAGATTTCCTGACGTTTGATTTATCCAATCCTAGCTCGATCAAAAGCTGTATTCGGACTGCGCGAGAAAATGCACGGCTAGTCCGCGATCAGATCTCAACAGAAATCTGGGAAGAGATCAATCGCCTCTATCACTTTGTGAATGCAGCAAGTGCAGAGGAAATTTGGGAATCATCACCGTCTGAATTTTATCGGCAAATTCGTCAAAGCTCTCAAATTTTCCAAGGTCTCTCTTCATCCACAGTTCTTCATGATGAGGCATGGGAATTTAATCAAATTGGAAAATACCTTGAACGCGCTGATATGACCACGCGGATTCTTGACGTCAAATATCACATTCTACTTCCTCGCGTTGAGGACGTAGGTGGGGCGCTCGATACTTTTCAGTGGCTCGTCATACTCCGCTCCACCTCTGCTATGGAGGCTTATATGAAGACTTACAATAGTGATGTGACTCCACTTCAAGCTGCTGAATTTCTCATCCTCAACAATATTTTCCCACGGGCAGTTCGGTTCTGCATACGTCTGGTGGATAGTGCCCTTCGGCGCTTAGCGCATCTGCGGGAGGGCGAGTTTTCACATCCTGTAGAAAAAATATCAGGCAAACTTCTCGCCGAGCTTGATTATTCGGCCATCGAAGATGTTTTTCAATACGGGCTCCATGAATACCTTGACCATCTCCAAGTCGAGTTCAATCATATCGGCGAAGCGATGCAGCAGACTTATATTTACAGTCCTGCGCAGGAAATGGGTTCTGAGGTGATCTGGCATCAACAGCAAATCCAACAGCAATGA
- a CDS encoding beta-ketoacyl-[acyl-carrier-protein] synthase family protein has product MSKRRVVITGMGFITSIGNDRKSVSEALREGKTGIEYFDEFSAPNIPVKLAGTVKGFRFPTPFCDDWEIPEKYKIPRIELRSMSPNVVYGYAAVQDALEDAKLTRESISEPRTGMMCASGGSMWMAYENLHTMETRGVQRCYPLGIVASIPGTLNINLVASYKIKGASLGFTSACASSAHALGWGMDLIRLNRQDRVIVVGAEDCNRFSILPFAAIRALSIRTDPEQTPSPFDVDRDGFVGTGGATALVIEELNTALARGADIYAELLGWGEASDGYNITAPDPDGDGLARAMQLALADAGIQPEAVHYINAHATGTPGGDIAELRAIKKVFTRMPRPFVSSTKSITGHGLSLAGAMEAGFTCLALKEGFLPVSAHIRNPDPEAEGIPLVTEKTTIAPQVAISNSSGFGGTNVTLVFRRWEE; this is encoded by the coding sequence ATGAGCAAAAGACGTGTCGTCATCACCGGGATGGGCTTTATCACCAGCATCGGTAATGACAGAAAGAGTGTTTCGGAAGCCTTGCGTGAAGGCAAGACGGGGATTGAGTATTTTGATGAATTTAGTGCACCCAACATTCCTGTGAAATTGGCTGGAACGGTAAAGGGGTTCCGTTTCCCTACCCCGTTCTGTGATGATTGGGAGATTCCTGAAAAATATAAAATTCCGCGCATTGAGTTGCGATCGATGTCGCCGAATGTCGTCTATGGATATGCAGCAGTCCAAGATGCGCTGGAGGATGCAAAGTTGACGCGTGAATCGATCTCAGAGCCCCGGACAGGTATGATGTGTGCTTCAGGCGGGTCTATGTGGATGGCTTACGAAAATCTGCACACGATGGAGACGCGCGGTGTGCAGCGATGTTACCCCTTGGGGATCGTAGCTAGCATACCTGGCACGCTCAACATTAACTTAGTAGCTAGTTACAAAATCAAAGGTGCCTCGCTGGGCTTTACAAGTGCCTGCGCATCCTCAGCACATGCCCTGGGATGGGGCATGGACTTGATTCGTCTCAACCGTCAAGACCGAGTGATTGTCGTCGGAGCGGAGGACTGCAATCGGTTTAGTATTCTGCCTTTCGCTGCTATACGGGCGTTAAGTATTCGCACCGATCCCGAGCAAACGCCGAGTCCTTTCGATGTGGATCGCGATGGCTTTGTAGGAACGGGAGGAGCGACGGCCTTGGTTATTGAAGAACTCAACACAGCACTGGCCCGAGGAGCTGATATCTACGCAGAACTCCTTGGCTGGGGAGAAGCCTCGGATGGGTATAACATCACAGCTCCTGACCCAGATGGAGACGGACTTGCGAGAGCGATGCAGCTAGCGCTTGCAGATGCGGGGATTCAGCCTGAAGCAGTCCACTATATAAATGCTCATGCTACGGGAACCCCCGGTGGAGATATAGCAGAACTGCGTGCCATTAAAAAAGTCTTCACTCGTATGCCACGGCCTTTTGTGAGCAGCACAAAAAGTATCACTGGCCATGGGTTATCTCTTGCAGGGGCTATGGAAGCAGGATTTACCTGCCTCGCACTAAAAGAAGGCTTCCTTCCAGTCTCAGCTCATATACGCAATCCTGATCCTGAGGCAGAAGGTATCCCCTTGGTGACTGAAAAAACCACGATCGCTCCGCAGGTGGCGATCTCGAATTCAAGCGGATTTGGTGGCACAAATGTGACGCTGGTTTTTAGGCGATGGGAAGAGTAA